A window of Thermococcus aggregans contains these coding sequences:
- a CDS encoding MFS transporter yields the protein MKRKDLWLLHFSALFFFLGYILVAPLISPLAIAFGASPFLVGIIASVSSIFAFVLKPVGGILGDKGKSFEAMMIGTILGALAGGFYLLSFFMRSLVIFAVGRVVHGIASAFFFPSSLSTAINLAPKGRVGETLGWRGTMFSLSQLIGPAMGGLVADYFGFHSAFILAILFSLVGFSFVSTAYKEVRTKVKFKESEEKSSSYKDILNLYFVGASISLFFMAFAYSGMYTFLPAYYKIVGLGTSVFGIYASIMGGFSLLTRVFGGREADKRGPIPVASLGLLLITSAYLLLVLYLLPPKAYLSAAILGMGFGLTVPSLQMLALASLPKNIRGMGSSLYTMFYDLGYLSGPLALGYLAEIEGYESVFPYLPMLTFLSLLNLILVRVFRRKKR from the coding sequence ATGAAAAGAAAGGACTTGTGGCTTCTTCATTTTTCAGCACTTTTCTTTTTCTTAGGCTACATCCTAGTGGCACCTCTAATCTCTCCCCTTGCAATAGCTTTTGGTGCTAGTCCATTTTTGGTCGGCATTATAGCTTCTGTGTCATCAATATTTGCCTTCGTACTGAAACCCGTAGGGGGCATCTTGGGGGATAAAGGAAAAAGTTTCGAAGCGATGATGATAGGCACAATTCTTGGGGCTCTTGCAGGCGGGTTCTACCTTCTCTCATTTTTCATGCGAAGCTTGGTTATCTTTGCCGTGGGAAGGGTAGTACATGGGATAGCATCGGCATTTTTCTTCCCATCTTCCCTCTCGACAGCAATAAACTTAGCACCTAAGGGGAGAGTTGGGGAGACTTTAGGATGGAGAGGAACAATGTTTTCCCTAAGCCAGCTTATTGGCCCGGCTATGGGGGGATTAGTTGCGGATTATTTTGGATTTCATTCTGCGTTTATCCTAGCAATTCTATTTTCGTTGGTCGGCTTTTCATTTGTTTCAACCGCATATAAAGAAGTTAGAACAAAGGTGAAGTTCAAAGAAAGTGAAGAAAAGAGTAGCTCTTACAAGGATATACTTAACTTGTATTTCGTAGGGGCTTCGATTTCGCTCTTTTTCATGGCCTTTGCATATAGTGGAATGTACACGTTTCTTCCGGCATATTACAAAATTGTGGGATTAGGCACAAGTGTTTTTGGAATATACGCAAGCATTATGGGCGGCTTTAGCCTTCTCACGAGGGTTTTTGGTGGGAGAGAAGCGGATAAAAGGGGGCCAATACCAGTTGCCTCTTTGGGATTGCTGCTAATAACCTCTGCATACCTTCTCTTAGTTTTATATCTCCTTCCTCCGAAAGCATACCTAAGTGCGGCTATTTTGGGAATGGGGTTTGGTTTAACTGTGCCTTCCCTTCAAATGCTCGCTTTAGCAAGTCTTCCCAAGAACATAAGGGGGATGGGCTCAAGCCTATACACGATGTTCTATGATTTAGGTTACCTCTCTGGACCTTTAGCCCTTGGGTATCTGGCTGAGATTGAAGGCTATGAATCTGTGTTTCCATACCTGCCGATGCTAACGTTTTTATCTCTACTT
- a CDS encoding isoaspartyl peptidase/L-asparaginase family protein, with amino-acid sequence MVAIIVHGGAGTIKNEDRIPKVLEGVREAVLAGWKELKRGSALDAVEEAVKVLEDNPIFNAGTGSVFTLDGRVEMDAAIMRSNLEAGAVASIWGVKNPISVARKVMEKTDHVLLVGEGAMKFARLMGFEEYNPVTEERIEQWKKLKQKLLGEGSIPHWKKISELIKEYPEVLRSTVGAVAFDGEEIVAGTSTGGVFLKMFGRVGDTPIIGAGTYANEFAGASCTGLGEVAIKLSLAKTATDFVRFGLNAQKASEAAIELATKYFGKDNMGIIMVDRDGNVGFAKNTKHMSVAYMKDGMEDPRVEI; translated from the coding sequence ATGGTCGCAATTATTGTCCATGGTGGTGCGGGCACAATAAAAAATGAGGACAGGATCCCCAAAGTTCTTGAAGGTGTCAGAGAGGCCGTCTTGGCTGGGTGGAAAGAGCTAAAACGAGGCTCCGCCTTAGATGCTGTTGAAGAGGCCGTTAAAGTGTTAGAGGATAACCCAATATTTAATGCCGGGACGGGCAGTGTTTTTACTTTGGATGGGAGAGTTGAAATGGACGCTGCTATTATGCGCTCTAACCTTGAAGCAGGTGCCGTTGCTAGTATATGGGGGGTTAAAAACCCCATAAGCGTTGCAAGAAAAGTCATGGAGAAAACTGATCACGTTCTCCTTGTTGGAGAGGGAGCCATGAAGTTTGCCCGTTTGATGGGATTTGAAGAATACAATCCAGTGACTGAGGAAAGAATTGAACAATGGAAGAAACTTAAACAAAAACTCCTTGGAGAGGGAAGCATTCCACACTGGAAAAAGATTAGTGAGCTGATAAAGGAATACCCCGAAGTCTTAAGGAGTACCGTTGGAGCAGTTGCTTTTGATGGAGAAGAGATAGTAGCTGGAACCTCCACAGGCGGAGTCTTTTTGAAAATGTTTGGAAGGGTTGGCGATACTCCAATAATTGGAGCGGGAACTTATGCAAACGAATTCGCAGGAGCTTCGTGCACTGGGCTTGGCGAAGTTGCTATAAAGCTCTCTCTTGCAAAAACTGCCACAGATTTTGTTAGATTTGGGCTAAATGCACAAAAAGCCAGTGAAGCTGCCATAGAGCTTGCGACAAAATATTTTGGAAAGGACAACATGGGAATAATTATGGTTGATAGGGATGGTAATGTAGGATTTGCCAAAAACACCAAGCACATGAGCGTTGCCTATATGAAAGATGGCATGGAGGACCCGAGAGTAGAGATCTAG
- a CDS encoding phosphate signaling complex PhoU family protein: MEFRKIQFTGRSSYIISLPKKWVKKNNLKQGDAVPIVINPDGSLLILPKEPKEISESKELIISKDISPDMAVRLLISAYIQGYDIIDVKFMEDMPLYKVKIRGTIQTLPGLEIILEEPLRITSKSLLADEEVNLREIIERLTSILISMIEDLMLIREFEKKEVLKDINGLENELDRFYFLTLRAVNKILSGGSIVKDGGLIKRNFDLLGILFIVRNIERIGDHMVRIAENFDPDLDIAYLKEIVQKVMVQITQKDLKKIDKIMLELKAHIKSIDYRKSIAMDSYRRILEYLENIGETIINMSLS, from the coding sequence ATGGAGTTCAGGAAGATACAGTTCACTGGAAGAAGCTCATACATAATTTCACTTCCAAAGAAGTGGGTTAAGAAAAATAATCTGAAGCAGGGGGATGCTGTCCCAATAGTTATTAATCCCGACGGATCCCTGCTAATACTACCCAAAGAGCCCAAAGAGATTAGCGAAAGTAAAGAACTCATAATTTCCAAAGATATTTCGCCGGATATGGCAGTAAGGTTGCTGATTTCCGCATACATACAAGGATATGACATCATCGATGTGAAGTTTATGGAGGATATGCCCCTCTATAAGGTAAAGATAAGGGGAACGATTCAAACTCTTCCAGGATTGGAAATAATTTTAGAAGAACCTCTTAGAATTACAAGCAAAAGCCTATTGGCAGATGAGGAAGTCAACTTAAGGGAGATAATAGAAAGGTTAACGTCCATCCTGATTTCGATGATAGAGGATCTAATGCTTATAAGGGAGTTTGAGAAGAAAGAAGTCCTTAAGGATATCAATGGGCTTGAAAACGAGCTGGATCGCTTTTATTTCTTAACCCTGAGGGCAGTAAACAAAATCCTCTCGGGGGGCAGCATAGTAAAGGATGGTGGATTGATTAAGAGGAACTTCGATCTTCTGGGAATTCTGTTTATAGTGCGTAACATTGAAAGAATAGGGGATCATATGGTTAGAATTGCCGAAAACTTCGATCCGGATTTGGATATTGCGTACTTAAAGGAGATAGTGCAGAAAGTCATGGTTCAAATAACCCAGAAAGACCTAAAGAAGATTGATAAGATAATGCTTGAGCTAAAAGCACACATAAAGTCCATCGATTACAGAAAATCCATTGCCATGGATAGCTATCGTAGAATACTTGAATACCTTGAAAACATAGGAGAGACTATAATAAACATGAGCCTAAGCTAG
- a CDS encoding MATE family efflux transporter, whose product MVRVDKMREEILEGDIEKTLFRLAWPLILNNLVQVLYNITDTFWLGKIGREALSAPGVSWPLIGTLMNLGQGFAVAGFAFVGQYVGAKLYEKANRAAGALYSLLLLFASITAVIGFIITPKALEFMKVTPNVYPYALTYVRIIFVGIPFSFIGFAFSALMRAAGDTRTPVKINMFTVFLNVILDPILIFGLFGLPKLGVAGAAIATVLSNTLGSIIGTYLLFTGRTPVQLSLRDLKPDFDFYKRIFKVGLPAGVGQSANSFGFVILTRIIFGFGDVTYAAYTITTRLVNFLTSISRGISMAMGTMIAQNVGAENYERAKKIAERTMIVNVIIATTAVVVIGVLRVPIFRIFLDDDAVIKESAIVWKYFLTSVPFFNGIFVVVNNVFRASGHTKKSMMLGILRLWGLRIPFSYILGYLIFGSSIGVFLGMGLSNAIAGLFALAWFLRGTWMRRIID is encoded by the coding sequence ATGGTTCGAGTAGACAAAATGAGAGAAGAAATCCTAGAGGGGGACATAGAAAAGACTCTTTTCAGGTTAGCTTGGCCTTTAATCCTTAATAATCTTGTGCAAGTGCTGTACAATATAACTGATACATTTTGGCTTGGAAAAATTGGGAGAGAGGCTTTATCAGCTCCAGGAGTTTCTTGGCCCTTAATTGGAACTCTTATGAACTTGGGTCAAGGATTCGCTGTTGCAGGATTTGCATTTGTAGGTCAATATGTGGGGGCAAAGCTTTATGAGAAGGCTAATCGGGCTGCTGGGGCTTTGTACTCTCTGCTCTTGCTTTTTGCATCCATTACTGCAGTTATTGGCTTCATTATAACTCCTAAAGCTTTGGAGTTTATGAAGGTTACACCGAATGTATATCCTTATGCCCTCACATATGTAAGAATAATTTTTGTAGGTATCCCCTTCTCTTTTATTGGGTTCGCGTTCAGTGCCCTTATGAGAGCCGCGGGAGATACTAGGACTCCAGTAAAGATTAATATGTTTACAGTCTTTCTGAATGTTATTCTGGACCCAATTTTGATATTTGGACTTTTTGGACTTCCCAAACTTGGTGTTGCAGGTGCAGCGATAGCAACTGTTCTTTCGAATACCTTGGGTTCAATAATTGGAACTTACCTCCTCTTCACGGGGAGAACCCCCGTACAATTATCACTAAGAGACCTTAAACCGGATTTTGACTTTTACAAGCGTATATTTAAAGTGGGCCTGCCTGCTGGAGTAGGTCAATCTGCAAACAGCTTTGGTTTTGTTATCTTAACTCGTATAATATTCGGCTTTGGTGATGTTACATATGCTGCTTATACAATCACAACTCGCCTTGTGAACTTTCTCACGAGCATTTCCAGAGGGATAAGTATGGCGATGGGAACTATGATTGCCCAAAACGTAGGGGCTGAGAATTATGAGAGAGCAAAGAAGATTGCCGAGAGAACAATGATAGTCAATGTGATTATAGCAACCACTGCAGTTGTGGTAATAGGTGTTTTAAGGGTTCCGATATTTAGGATTTTTCTTGATGATGACGCAGTGATAAAAGAAAGTGCCATTGTTTGGAAGTATTTTCTCACATCTGTTCCTTTCTTCAATGGTATTTTTGTTGTTGTGAATAACGTTTTCAGAGCCTCAGGGCATACAAAGAAGAGCATGATGCTTGGAATTCTGAGGCTCTGGGGGTTGAGGATTCCCTTTAGCTATATCTTGGGCTACTTGATTTTTGGGTCTTCGATAGGAGTTTTTCTTGGGATGGGCCTTAGTAATGCGATTGCCGGGCTCTTTGCTCTTGCTTGGTTTTTGAGGGGTACGTGGATGAGGAGGATAATAGATTAA
- a CDS encoding MATE family efflux transporter, with the protein MDGEKIQAMRQEIVEGHIEKTMLKLAYPLIINNMVQVLYNLTDTFWLGKLGTEELSAPGTAWPLVWFFMSIGMGFATAGFAFVSQYVGAKDYEKANRAAGALYSLMMIFSVFVAIFGLIIAPFALNFMKVTPEVYPYALNYVRVIFVGIPFSFTLFAFNFLLRAVGDTRTPVKINMFTVFLNIILDPLLIFGWFGFPEFGVIGAAVATMLSNSVGSLIGGYLLFKGKVGIHLTLENLKPDWDFYKRIFRVGLPASVGSSTDAFGFVVLTRIIYAYGTVAFATYTIGNRLTNFMFAIADGISMAMGTMVGQNVGAENYERAKKIAERAMLTNLVVLGIGTIMVVVFRAQIFGFFIKDERVLAESVKFVRYFAFSLPFFGIFSAVINVFQSSGHTKKSMILGMIRLWMLRIPLAYYLGKLLADTIGVWFGMGLSNFLAALIGFAWFLKGSWMKRIIDH; encoded by the coding sequence TTGGATGGAGAGAAAATTCAAGCAATGCGACAGGAGATTGTGGAAGGCCATATAGAAAAAACAATGCTCAAGTTAGCTTACCCCTTAATAATCAACAATATGGTTCAAGTTCTTTACAACCTTACAGATACGTTTTGGTTGGGAAAACTGGGCACAGAAGAGCTCTCTGCCCCGGGAACAGCGTGGCCTCTTGTGTGGTTTTTCATGAGCATTGGAATGGGGTTTGCAACCGCGGGATTTGCATTTGTGAGTCAATATGTCGGGGCGAAAGACTATGAAAAAGCCAATCGTGCTGCTGGTGCACTGTATTCCCTCATGATGATTTTTTCAGTTTTTGTTGCGATATTTGGTTTGATAATAGCTCCCTTCGCACTTAATTTCATGAAAGTTACACCCGAAGTTTATCCCTATGCTCTTAATTATGTTAGAGTGATATTTGTTGGAATTCCGTTCTCATTTACCTTATTTGCATTCAACTTTCTCCTTAGAGCAGTTGGGGACACTAGAACTCCCGTAAAAATCAACATGTTCACGGTTTTCCTTAATATTATCCTTGATCCTCTCTTAATTTTTGGATGGTTTGGTTTTCCGGAATTTGGAGTTATAGGTGCTGCTGTAGCAACCATGTTATCTAACAGTGTTGGCTCATTGATTGGAGGTTATCTACTTTTTAAGGGAAAGGTAGGAATACATTTGACTCTCGAGAATCTTAAGCCTGATTGGGACTTTTATAAGCGTATTTTCAGAGTAGGATTGCCCGCGAGTGTAGGCTCTTCCACGGATGCTTTTGGCTTTGTCGTGCTTACGAGGATAATCTATGCCTACGGAACTGTTGCCTTTGCGACCTACACCATAGGGAATCGTCTCACCAACTTCATGTTTGCCATAGCGGATGGAATAAGCATGGCCATGGGGACCATGGTAGGGCAGAACGTTGGTGCTGAGAATTACGAGAGGGCAAAGAAGATTGCTGAGAGAGCCATGCTTACCAATTTAGTCGTACTGGGGATTGGAACGATAATGGTAGTTGTGTTTAGAGCTCAGATATTTGGATTTTTTATTAAAGATGAGAGAGTTTTAGCCGAGAGCGTTAAGTTTGTTAGATATTTTGCATTTTCTTTACCATTCTTTGGTATTTTTTCTGCTGTAATCAACGTTTTCCAGAGCTCGGGTCACACAAAGAAAAGCATGATACTTGGCATGATAAGATTGTGGATGCTTAGAATTCCTCTTGCGTATTACCTTGGTAAACTACTAGCAGATACAATAGGCGTATGGTTTGGAATGGGTCTAAGTAACTTTTTAGCAGCATTAATAGGTTTTGCGTGGTTCCTAAAGGGTTCATGGATGAAGCGGATAATAGACCATTAA
- the ppsA gene encoding phosphoenolpyruvate synthase, whose translation MAYKFIKWFEELSKEDVPLVGGKGANLGELTRAGIPVPPGFCVTAEAYKYFVENVRVEDGRTLQEWIMDIISKTNVDDSKQLQENTAKIREKIISMEMPEEIAKEIEQAYKELSQRFGKDEVYVAVRSSATAEDLPEASFAGQQETYLDVLGADDVKDKVKRCWASLWTARATFYRAKQGFDHSKVYLSAVVQKMVNSETSGVMFTANPVTNDRSEIMINAAWGLGEAVVSGAVTPDEYIVEKGTWKIKEKVIAKKEIMIVRNPETGKGTVKVPVAEYLGPEYVEKQVLTDEQIIEVAKMGAKIEEHYGWPQDIEWAYDKDDGKLYIVQSRPITTLKEEVKTEEAEMTEEMKVLLKGLGASPGVGAGRVVVIFDASEIDKVKEGDVLVTTMTNPDMVPAMKRASAIVTDEGGRTCHAAIVSRELGIPCVVGTKEATKILKDGMLVTVDGTRGVVYEGIVKSLVKKEEEEKAAAGGQVIVAGAPLITATEIKVNVSMPEVAERAAATGADGVGLLRAEHMILGIGAHPIKFIREGKEEELVDRLVEGIRKVVEAFYPRRVWYRTLDAPTNEFRELPGGEDEPEERNPMLGWRGIRRGLDQPELLRAEFKAIKRLVDEGYDNIGVMLPLVSHPEQIRKAKEIALEVGLIPHKDVEWGVMIETPASALIIEDLIKEGIDFVSFGTNDLTQYTLAIDRDNERVFKLYDEKHPAVLKLIKHVIKVCKKYGVETSICGQAGSDPKMARLLVRLGIDSISANPDAVELIRKTVAQEEKKLMLEAARKKLFEEEDEL comes from the coding sequence ATGGCATACAAATTCATAAAATGGTTTGAGGAATTGAGCAAAGAAGACGTCCCACTTGTTGGAGGAAAAGGTGCAAACCTTGGAGAACTGACAAGAGCTGGAATTCCAGTTCCACCGGGATTCTGTGTTACAGCTGAGGCATACAAGTATTTTGTTGAAAACGTTAGAGTTGAAGACGGAAGAACTCTTCAAGAGTGGATTATGGATATTATAAGCAAGACCAACGTCGATGACAGCAAACAGCTCCAAGAGAATACAGCCAAGATTAGAGAGAAGATAATTTCAATGGAAATGCCCGAGGAGATCGCTAAGGAAATTGAGCAAGCTTATAAGGAACTCAGCCAAAGATTTGGTAAAGATGAGGTTTATGTTGCTGTTAGAAGCTCAGCTACAGCAGAAGACCTTCCAGAAGCTTCATTCGCTGGACAGCAAGAGACCTACTTGGACGTTTTAGGTGCAGACGATGTTAAGGATAAAGTAAAGAGATGCTGGGCTTCACTCTGGACTGCAAGAGCCACCTTCTACAGAGCAAAGCAAGGATTTGACCACTCAAAGGTTTACCTAAGTGCTGTTGTCCAAAAGATGGTTAACAGCGAGACTAGCGGTGTTATGTTCACTGCAAATCCAGTTACCAACGACAGGAGCGAGATAATGATTAACGCCGCTTGGGGCCTTGGTGAGGCCGTTGTTAGCGGTGCTGTCACACCAGATGAGTACATTGTCGAGAAGGGTACATGGAAGATTAAGGAGAAAGTTATTGCCAAGAAGGAAATAATGATTGTTAGGAACCCAGAAACAGGTAAGGGAACAGTTAAAGTTCCAGTCGCTGAGTACCTTGGCCCAGAATACGTTGAAAAGCAAGTTCTTACTGATGAGCAGATAATTGAAGTTGCAAAGATGGGTGCCAAGATTGAGGAGCACTACGGATGGCCACAGGACATTGAGTGGGCTTACGACAAGGACGACGGTAAGCTCTACATCGTTCAGTCCAGACCAATTACAACCCTCAAAGAAGAAGTTAAGACAGAAGAAGCCGAGATGACCGAAGAAATGAAGGTTCTCCTCAAGGGTCTCGGTGCTTCACCAGGCGTTGGTGCTGGTAGAGTCGTCGTTATCTTCGATGCTAGCGAGATCGACAAGGTCAAAGAGGGTGACGTCCTCGTTACTACCATGACCAACCCAGACATGGTTCCGGCCATGAAGAGGGCTTCCGCTATAGTCACCGACGAGGGTGGAAGGACCTGCCACGCCGCCATCGTCAGCAGAGAGCTTGGAATCCCATGTGTTGTTGGTACCAAAGAGGCCACCAAGATCCTCAAGGACGGCATGCTTGTTACCGTTGATGGAACGAGAGGTGTTGTCTACGAGGGTATAGTTAAGAGCCTCGTCAAGAAGGAGGAGGAAGAGAAGGCCGCCGCTGGCGGACAGGTCATCGTTGCTGGTGCTCCACTCATCACTGCCACCGAGATCAAGGTCAACGTTTCAATGCCAGAGGTAGCTGAGCGTGCTGCAGCCACTGGCGCCGACGGTGTCGGCCTCCTCAGGGCTGAGCACATGATCCTCGGCATAGGCGCCCACCCGATCAAGTTCATTAGGGAGGGCAAGGAGGAAGAGCTCGTTGACAGGCTCGTCGAAGGCATCAGGAAGGTTGTTGAGGCCTTCTACCCGAGGCGTGTCTGGTACAGGACCCTCGATGCTCCGACCAACGAGTTCCGCGAGCTTCCTGGCGGCGAGGACGAGCCGGAAGAGAGGAACCCGATGCTCGGCTGGAGAGGAATCAGGCGCGGTCTTGACCAGCCCGAGCTCCTCAGGGCCGAGTTCAAGGCCATCAAGAGGCTCGTTGACGAGGGCTACGACAACATCGGCGTCATGCTCCCGCTCGTCAGCCACCCTGAGCAGATCAGGAAGGCTAAGGAGATTGCCCTTGAGGTTGGCCTCATTCCGCACAAGGACGTCGAGTGGGGCGTCATGATTGAGACCCCGGCCAGCGCCCTCATCATCGAGGACCTCATCAAGGAGGGCATCGACTTCGTCAGCTTCGGTACCAACGACCTCACCCAGTACACCCTCGCCATCGACAGGGACAACGAGCGCGTCTTCAAGCTCTACGACGAGAAGCACCCAGCTGTCCTCAAGCTCATCAAGCACGTCATCAAGGTCTGCAAGAAGTACGGCGTCGAGACCAGCATCTGTGGACAAGCTGGAAGTGATCCAAAGATGGCAAGGCTCCTTGTTAGACTTGGCATCGACAGCATTTCAGCTAACCCAGACGCTGTCGAGTTAATCAGAAAGACCGTTGCTCAGGAAGAGAAAAAGCTCATGCTAGAAGCCGCTAGGAAGAAGCTCTTTGAAGAAGAAGACGAGCTTTGA
- a CDS encoding oligosaccharide repeat unit polymerase family protein, with product MRSDKIFALFLASYISLALLGKFAFRDYLGGLSWGALLYALMFSLMLLLGYNVERKFNLPRQRTYIYLILGILVSSAAGILGVALALVVLLIGTLILRGRTWIRQEHSKYAYYAGIALVIALPLLAMLKGVIPILNPQTRYSKLKDLYLASAVFASLLLAYKPNPIIFLLGEAFAVVSTFRTNALIIFLTYLFRAEKKELKRLLIIGVPLIGLAFLARFYATKSVYPIWKLGFLQSLVYRAGFSYMVYEKLFSLGMPFGNFELLLNPNAREYVAALFGKVQNYTYTIFGQPAYDLGIFGLFEAFIVGMALSDSEKSPMFKALSLAFLVPAIETGFDALNFGILMGSAYFALLFGKNTNAVGRNGK from the coding sequence TTGAGGAGTGACAAAATCTTTGCGCTCTTTTTAGCCTCTTACATTTCCCTTGCACTGCTTGGAAAGTTTGCTTTTAGAGATTATCTCGGTGGGCTCAGCTGGGGCGCGCTGCTTTATGCGCTGATGTTTTCTTTGATGTTGCTCTTAGGATACAACGTTGAAAGGAAGTTTAACCTTCCCCGCCAGCGGACTTACATTTACTTGATACTTGGCATTTTGGTAAGCTCAGCGGCTGGAATTTTGGGAGTTGCGCTTGCTTTGGTCGTTCTCCTGATTGGGACGCTAATTCTAAGAGGAAGGACTTGGATCAGACAGGAACATTCCAAATATGCTTACTACGCTGGAATAGCTCTGGTAATTGCTCTTCCCCTCTTGGCGATGCTAAAAGGGGTAATTCCTATTCTAAACCCTCAAACGAGGTACAGTAAGTTGAAAGACTTATATTTGGCATCTGCTGTTTTTGCTTCTCTCCTCCTTGCATATAAACCGAACCCGATTATTTTTCTTCTGGGAGAAGCTTTTGCAGTAGTTTCAACTTTTAGGACCAACGCACTCATAATTTTTTTAACTTACCTGTTTAGGGCTGAAAAAAAGGAGTTGAAACGGCTTCTAATAATCGGCGTTCCTTTGATTGGATTGGCGTTCTTAGCCCGTTTCTACGCAACTAAGAGCGTGTATCCCATCTGGAAGCTTGGCTTCCTTCAGAGTCTGGTATATAGGGCTGGATTTTCTTACATGGTCTATGAGAAGCTTTTTTCATTGGGAATGCCATTTGGGAATTTTGAACTTCTCCTCAACCCGAATGCAAGGGAATACGTCGCGGCCCTTTTCGGGAAGGTGCAGAACTACACCTACACAATTTTCGGGCAGCCTGCCTATGATCTGGGCATTTTTGGGCTTTTTGAAGCCTTCATCGTGGGAATGGCATTGAGCGATTCGGAGAAGTCACCAATGTTCAAAGCCCTCAGCCTGGCTTTTTTAGTCCCGGCAATTGAGACTGGCTTTGATGCTTTAAACTTCGGAATTTTGATGGGTTCCGCTTACTTTGCTTTGCTTTTTGGCAAAAACACTAATGCCGTTGGAAGAAATGGAAAATGA
- a CDS encoding oligosaccharide repeat unit polymerase family protein gives MKLKLPLVIPILFMTFIALGVASYKTLLIGTLFAMAFSYGVFRGEKIPWKEKEFKFIKEEYIGWAFLVSLFLILFQIFMIRKIPLLDSSARHLLSPRITALTYFLGVPSSVYLFSKGKKYSLVYPLLVALYGYRTPVLISLLAFGAAYFEKFDFKLKHLVGFFILILAGLVGIALMRGETLSMQLVRIQATTSVLDIIIDRTPWHGFYHGYLQWAGIRSYILGGYSPRVLVARFLYVKTGVSITPTLLGGMYLDFGVFSIVEGFLFGMYYGMISKAKNLLLKVIYYTTLAYGIVGVETGILDLPVYLFFFAGIYALIRGKYTIKVVKIEE, from the coding sequence ATGAAACTAAAGCTTCCTCTTGTAATTCCTATTCTCTTTATGACATTTATAGCTCTGGGTGTCGCTTCTTATAAAACACTTCTGATAGGCACCCTTTTCGCGATGGCTTTTTCATACGGAGTTTTTAGAGGTGAGAAAATACCTTGGAAAGAAAAGGAATTCAAATTCATAAAGGAAGAATACATTGGTTGGGCTTTTTTAGTATCGCTGTTTCTGATTTTATTTCAGATCTTCATGATTAGAAAGATTCCCCTCTTGGATTCCTCAGCTAGGCATCTGTTAAGTCCTCGTATAACAGCTTTAACGTACTTTTTAGGCGTTCCGTCAAGCGTATACCTTTTCTCGAAAGGGAAGAAATATTCGCTTGTTTACCCCCTCCTTGTGGCATTGTATGGGTACAGAACTCCCGTTTTGATTAGCTTATTGGCTTTTGGGGCCGCTTATTTTGAAAAGTTTGACTTCAAGTTAAAGCACTTAGTAGGCTTCTTTATCTTAATCCTGGCAGGGCTTGTGGGAATTGCCCTTATGAGAGGAGAAACATTAAGCATGCAGCTCGTTAGAATCCAGGCGACGACTTCTGTTTTAGATATCATAATCGATAGAACTCCTTGGCATGGCTTCTATCATGGTTATCTCCAGTGGGCGGGAATTAGGTCGTACATCTTGGGTGGTTATTCACCAAGAGTTTTAGTGGCACGCTTTTTGTATGTGAAGACGGGAGTTTCAATAACTCCGACGCTTTTAGGGGGTATGTATCTGGATTTTGGAGTTTTCTCGATTGTAGAAGGCTTTCTGTTCGGAATGTATTATGGTATGATAAGCAAGGCCAAAAATCTTCTTTTGAAGGTGATTTACTACACCACCCTTGCCTATGGTATCGTGGGCGTTGAGACGGGAATTTTGGACTTACCGGTTTACCTATTTTTCTTTGCGGGCATCTACGCTCTGATAAGGGGTAAGTACACCATAAAGGTGGTGAAAATTGAGGAGTGA